The following are encoded together in the Halomonas halophila genome:
- a CDS encoding nitrate/nitrite transporter — MANPAPSTRRAQNRALFLSTLAFTLCFAVWTLFSILGLQIKQEFALSDTQLGLLMATPVLTGSISRLFLGILTDRFGGRWVFSLLMLATAACVYLLTFATSYPMLLLGALGVGLAGGSFIVGVAYTSAWFEQERQGTALGIFGAGNVGAAVTNFGAPFLLLALGWQGAALVYATVIAIMGVAFLLLARTDPQSERRRAEAVPLRQQLAPLVEVRVWRFSLYYFFVFGGFVALALWLPHYLVEVYGLSITAAGIVAALYTIPASLFRVLGGWLSDRYGARRVMYWTLIASVACTFLLSYPPTRYRVQGVHDILEFSFAMNLVGFVVLIMVLGFFMSLGKAAVFKHIPSYYPQHVGAVGGVVGMIGGLGGFFLPLTFGMLNDVAGIWQSCFMLLFAVSAAALVWMHYAILRASRQEWRAGREVTDLPELATPSRFVLQDWRPEDPDFWSEKGKRIATRNLWISIPNLLLAFSVWMVWSVVVAKLPQVGFDYTSNQLFWLAALPGLSGATLRIFYSFMVPIVGGRRFTALSTASLALPALWIGFAVQNPDTPYLVMLILALLCGFGGGNFASSMANISFFYPKREKGNALALNAGLGNLGVSVMQFLIPLAITAGVFGALGGEPQTLGDGERLWLQNAGFVWVPFILLGAVAAWFGMNDIASARSSFKDQAVIFKRKHNWLMCVLYTGTFGSFIGYSAGFPLLASNQFPEVDVLQFAFLGPLVGALSRAGTGWVSDRFGGARVTLWVFAAMIACVAGVLFFLGIKDQPGAFWGFFAMFLLLFFFTGVGNASTFQMIPEIFRQEVARLMPTLDEAAQRQQSEKEAAATIGFTSAIAAYGAFFIPKTFGSSIALTGGAEMALYGFIAFYAICVALTWFYYTRRHAEIRLQAPEHAAQTPTASPSR, encoded by the coding sequence ATGGCCAACCCCGCCCCATCGACCAGGCGCGCCCAGAATCGCGCCCTGTTCCTGTCCACGCTGGCGTTCACGCTGTGCTTCGCGGTGTGGACGCTGTTCTCCATTCTCGGCCTGCAGATCAAGCAGGAGTTCGCCCTGTCGGACACCCAGCTCGGCCTGCTGATGGCGACCCCGGTGCTCACCGGGTCGATCAGCCGCCTGTTCCTGGGCATCCTCACCGACCGCTTCGGCGGGCGCTGGGTGTTCAGCCTGCTGATGCTGGCCACGGCGGCCTGTGTCTACCTGCTGACCTTCGCTACCAGCTACCCCATGCTGCTGCTCGGCGCCCTGGGCGTCGGCCTGGCCGGGGGCTCCTTCATCGTCGGCGTGGCCTACACCTCGGCCTGGTTCGAGCAGGAGCGCCAGGGCACCGCCCTGGGGATCTTCGGGGCCGGCAACGTCGGCGCCGCGGTGACCAACTTCGGCGCCCCCTTCCTGCTGCTGGCGCTGGGCTGGCAGGGGGCGGCGCTGGTCTACGCCACGGTGATCGCGATCATGGGCGTGGCCTTCCTGCTGCTGGCGCGGACCGATCCGCAGAGCGAGCGTCGCCGCGCCGAGGCCGTGCCGCTCAGGCAGCAGCTGGCGCCGCTGGTCGAGGTTCGCGTGTGGCGCTTCTCGCTGTACTACTTCTTCGTGTTCGGCGGCTTCGTCGCCCTGGCGCTGTGGCTGCCCCACTACCTGGTCGAGGTCTACGGCCTGAGCATCACCGCCGCCGGCATCGTCGCCGCGCTGTACACCATTCCGGCGTCGCTTTTCCGCGTCCTTGGCGGCTGGCTGTCCGACCGCTACGGCGCGCGGCGGGTGATGTACTGGACCCTGATCGCCTCGGTGGCCTGCACCTTCCTGCTCAGCTACCCGCCGACCCGCTACCGCGTGCAGGGCGTTCACGACATCCTGGAATTCTCGTTCGCCATGAACCTGGTCGGCTTCGTCGTGCTGATCATGGTGCTGGGCTTCTTCATGTCGCTGGGCAAGGCGGCGGTGTTCAAGCACATCCCCAGCTACTATCCGCAGCACGTCGGCGCGGTCGGCGGGGTGGTGGGCATGATCGGCGGCCTGGGCGGCTTCTTCCTGCCGTTGACCTTCGGCATGCTCAACGATGTGGCGGGCATCTGGCAGAGTTGCTTCATGCTGCTGTTCGCGGTGTCCGCCGCGGCGCTGGTGTGGATGCATTACGCCATCCTGCGTGCCAGCCGTCAGGAGTGGCGGGCCGGCCGGGAGGTCACCGACCTGCCGGAGCTCGCCACGCCCAGCCGTTTCGTGCTGCAGGACTGGCGCCCGGAGGATCCGGATTTCTGGTCCGAGAAGGGCAAGCGCATCGCCACCCGCAACCTGTGGATCTCGATTCCCAATCTGCTGCTGGCCTTCTCGGTGTGGATGGTGTGGTCGGTGGTGGTGGCCAAGCTGCCCCAGGTGGGTTTCGACTACACCTCCAACCAGCTGTTCTGGCTGGCCGCGCTGCCGGGACTGTCCGGCGCCACGCTGCGCATCTTCTACAGCTTCATGGTGCCGATCGTCGGCGGCCGGCGCTTCACGGCGCTGTCGACCGCCTCGCTGGCGTTGCCGGCGCTGTGGATCGGCTTCGCGGTGCAGAATCCCGACACCCCCTATCTGGTGATGCTGATCCTGGCGCTGCTGTGCGGCTTCGGCGGCGGCAACTTCGCCTCGAGCATGGCCAACATCTCGTTCTTCTATCCCAAGCGCGAGAAGGGCAACGCCCTGGCGCTCAATGCCGGGCTGGGCAACCTGGGCGTCAGCGTCATGCAGTTCCTGATCCCGCTGGCGATCACCGCCGGGGTGTTCGGCGCGCTGGGCGGCGAGCCGCAGACGCTGGGCGACGGTGAGCGCCTGTGGCTGCAGAACGCCGGCTTCGTCTGGGTGCCGTTCATCCTGCTCGGCGCCGTGGCGGCCTGGTTCGGCATGAACGACATCGCCAGTGCCCGCTCCTCTTTCAAGGATCAGGCGGTGATCTTCAAGCGCAAGCACAACTGGCTGATGTGCGTGCTCTACACCGGCACCTTCGGCAGCTTCATCGGCTACTCCGCGGGTTTCCCGCTGCTGGCGTCGAACCAGTTCCCGGAGGTCGACGTGCTGCAGTTCGCCTTCCTGGGGCCGCTGGTGGGCGCCCTGTCCCGGGCCGGCACCGGCTGGGTCTCGGACCGCTTCGGCGGGGCCAGGGTCACCCTGTGGGTGTTCGCGGCGATGATCGCCTGCGTGGCCGGGGTGCTGTTCTTCCTCGGGATCAAGGACCAGCCGGGCGCGTTCTGGGGCTTCTTCGCGATGTTCCTGCTGCTGTTCTTCTTCACCGGCGTGGGCAATGCCAGCACCTTCCAGATGATTCCCGAGATCTTCCGCCAGGAGGTGGCGCGACTGATGCCGACCCTCGACGAGGCGGCTCAGCGTCAGCAGAGCGAGAAGGAAGCCGCGGCGACCATCGGCTTCACCTCGGCGATCGCCGCCTACGGGGCCTTCTTCATTCCCAAGACCTTCGGCAGCTCCATCGCGCTGACCGGGGGGGCCGAAA